From one Mucilaginibacter inviolabilis genomic stretch:
- a CDS encoding endonuclease/exonuclease/phosphatase family protein has protein sequence MKVKRKQSFIGKILLWINLLLCVALLISYLAPHVDPRKVWLFAFFGLAYPVLLIFNLIMLAYWLLRRRWQFLLSLVTILLGYNVLFNNIGFRLSGAETEKPAAENAIRVMTYNVHNFKRYGASNDISTKHQILTLISQQQPDIIGFQEFYTKNKGQYEMRDSLIRIIGASNFYFEPFNFNNTEAIGMAIFSRFPIVGKGLIRLTEAHSENQCLFVDVKKGEKIFRFYSVHLQSIRFDPEDYKYLDSVSKKGKTDMQSTKRLGGKLKIAFEKRSEQVFKVKEHAAKCPYPYLISGDFNDTPTSFAVNQMAKGLKNAFRQKGSGFGRTYNGDFPNYQIDYIMASPQFDIATYKIIEKKLSDHYPLRSDVVLN, from the coding sequence ATGAAAGTTAAACGCAAACAGAGCTTTATAGGTAAAATACTTTTATGGATAAACCTGTTGTTATGCGTTGCTTTACTGATCAGCTATTTAGCGCCCCACGTTGATCCCCGAAAGGTTTGGCTTTTTGCCTTTTTTGGCCTGGCCTATCCTGTATTACTCATCTTTAATTTAATCATGCTTGCCTATTGGCTGTTACGCCGCCGGTGGCAATTTCTGTTATCGCTGGTCACTATTTTATTAGGCTATAATGTTTTGTTCAACAATATTGGTTTCAGGTTAAGCGGTGCAGAGACTGAAAAACCCGCGGCAGAAAACGCTATCAGGGTAATGACCTATAATGTTCACAATTTTAAGCGATATGGTGCCTCAAACGATATCTCCACCAAGCATCAAATTCTAACTCTTATTAGCCAGCAGCAACCCGACATTATCGGATTTCAAGAATTTTATACTAAAAACAAAGGCCAGTATGAAATGCGCGATTCCCTCATCAGGATCATTGGCGCCAGCAATTTTTATTTTGAGCCTTTCAACTTTAACAATACCGAAGCCATTGGCATGGCCATATTTTCCAGGTTTCCGATAGTAGGCAAAGGACTGATACGCCTCACAGAAGCTCACTCCGAGAATCAATGTTTATTTGTTGATGTAAAAAAGGGGGAGAAGATCTTTCGCTTCTATAGCGTCCACCTGCAATCCATCCGCTTTGATCCCGAAGATTATAAATATCTGGACAGTGTATCCAAAAAAGGCAAAACGGATATGCAATCAACCAAAAGACTGGGGGGTAAACTTAAAATAGCTTTTGAAAAAAGAAGCGAACAGGTTTTTAAGGTCAAAGAGCATGCGGCTAAATGCCCATACCCGTATTTGATCTCTGGTGACTTTAATGACACACCTACCTCTTTTGCCGTTAACCAGATGGCTAAAGGATTAAAAAACGCTTTCCGCCAAAAAGGATCGGGATTCGGACGCACTTATAATGGCGACTTTCCAAACTATCAGATCGACTATATTATGGCTAGTCCGCAGTTTGATATAGCCACCTACAAAATCATCGAAAAAAAACTATCTGACCATTATCCACTGAGAAGTGATGTGGTACTCAATTGA
- a CDS encoding rhomboid family protein, with translation MSTLWQNIQYKMLRSGNKLNLLIGINVAVFLIINVSAILEQLLFTGLGNSNILLLSAEYLRMPASFQVLLTHFWTPITYMFMHDGVLHILFNMLWLYWMGQIFEEYLGNKRTIGLYIMGGLAGALFYLLAYNLLPAFTRLHAADSALIVGASASVMAIVVATATLLPNFTISLILFGPVKLKWLVLVILVIDFLGVVGPNAGGEIAHLGGALFGFLYIKQLQKGHDWIGSLGNIFKARPKLKVVAKNSNKNSAEYPRQDEIDRILDKISQSGYDSLTKQEKEILFRASNNES, from the coding sequence ATGAGTACCCTTTGGCAAAATATTCAGTACAAAATGCTGCGGTCGGGCAATAAGCTCAACCTGCTTATTGGCATTAATGTAGCCGTTTTTTTGATCATCAATGTTTCGGCTATTCTGGAGCAATTACTTTTTACGGGTTTAGGCAACAGCAACATCCTATTGCTTTCGGCTGAATACCTGCGTATGCCGGCCTCTTTCCAGGTCTTACTCACCCATTTCTGGACACCGATCACCTACATGTTCATGCATGATGGTGTTTTGCACATCTTATTCAATATGCTCTGGCTTTACTGGATGGGGCAAATATTTGAAGAATACCTGGGCAATAAGCGCACTATTGGTCTGTACATTATGGGAGGTCTTGCCGGTGCATTGTTTTATTTGTTGGCTTATAATTTATTGCCTGCCTTTACCCGCCTGCATGCTGCCGATTCTGCTCTGATTGTAGGGGCCTCTGCCAGCGTTATGGCCATTGTAGTGGCCACTGCTACGCTGTTGCCTAATTTTACCATATCATTGATCCTGTTTGGACCGGTAAAGCTAAAGTGGCTGGTATTAGTTATCCTGGTGATTGACTTTTTAGGTGTTGTTGGCCCTAATGCCGGCGGCGAAATAGCCCACTTGGGGGGCGCCTTGTTCGGATTTCTGTATATTAAACAATTACAAAAGGGACACGATTGGATTGGCAGCCTCGGCAATATATTTAAAGCCAGGCCCAAATTGAAGGTAGTGGCCAAAAACTCCAATAAAAATAGCGCCGAATACCCTCGCCAGGATGAAATTGACCGTATCTTAGATAAAATATCACAATCGGGTTATGACAGCCTGACCAAGCAGGAAAAAGAAATCTTATTTCGCGCAAGCAATAATGAAAGTTAA
- a CDS encoding rhomboid family intramembrane serine protease, whose amino-acid sequence MNSQSPFANIPPVVKNLLIINVLFFIGTYILGRSGINLELYLSCFYFNSPFFHPWQIVSYMFMHANIQHIFFNMFALFMFGPTIEYTLGSKRFLQYYFITGIGAVILQMIVQSAEVHAIIGTFTIPNLNFGPYVNLAGFEKLKDIYSTPILGASGAIFGVLLAFGYLFPNVEMMVLFIPMPIKAKYLIAGYIVIELIGGFGQFAGDSVAHFAHLGGALFGFIILKFWRVQRPNNFY is encoded by the coding sequence ATGAACAGTCAATCACCATTTGCCAATATACCGCCGGTTGTAAAAAACCTGTTGATCATTAATGTTTTATTTTTCATTGGCACCTATATATTAGGTAGGTCTGGAATTAATTTAGAATTATATTTATCCTGTTTTTATTTCAATTCACCTTTTTTTCATCCATGGCAAATAGTTAGCTATATGTTTATGCATGCCAACATTCAACACATATTCTTTAATATGTTTGCTTTGTTTATGTTTGGACCAACTATTGAGTATACTCTGGGTTCCAAGCGCTTTTTACAATATTATTTCATTACAGGCATAGGCGCTGTAATTCTTCAAATGATTGTTCAATCGGCAGAAGTACATGCCATAATAGGAACGTTCACTATTCCTAATCTTAACTTCGGGCCGTACGTGAACCTTGCCGGTTTTGAAAAACTTAAAGATATATATAGCACACCAATTTTAGGGGCCTCGGGTGCAATTTTTGGTGTATTACTGGCTTTTGGGTATCTGTTCCCTAATGTGGAAATGATGGTATTGTTTATACCCATGCCTATTAAAGCGAAGTACCTGATTGCAGGTTATATAGTTATTGAGCTAATAGGAGGTTTTGGGCAGTTTGCCGGCGATTCGGTTGCACACTTTGCACATTTAGGTGGGGCTCTTTTTGGTTTTATTATATTAAAGTTCTGGCGTGTACAAAGACCAAACAATTTTTATTAA
- the mutL gene encoding DNA mismatch repair endonuclease MutL — MSDIIQLLPDAVANQIAAGEVVQRPASAVKELVENAIDAGAGKIQLIIKDAGKSLIQVIDDGCGMSLTDARMCFERHATSKIRKADDLFAIRTMGFRGEAMASIAAIAQVEMKTRRHEDELGTCIFIEGSEVVSQEACQANTGTSISVKNLFYNTPARRNFLKSNPVEMRHIIDEFQRVALANPQIFFTLHHDAQEVYHLPGAALKQRIVHLFGNNYNQRLVPVEEDTTIINLRGFVGKPEFARKTRGEQFFFVNNRFIRDAYLNHAVITAFEELLPDDSFPFYVLFIDIDPSRIDINVHPTKTEIKYQDEKAIYAIIRSAVKRSLGRYNITPSLDFDQENSIEHLITPKPFEEIVAPTISFNPDFNPFASEQKPVREHPFLRADGGFKSSPIPKNWDTLYEISKKEDNLQHELHQEERIAVNEQEVSKSSERQLFQIHNRFILSQIKSGFMLIGQQAAHERILYERFLQQLQNHSGVSQQSLFPQSVTLNGSDFELLKELLPDIRSLGFDIREFGKNTVVVEGVPAELGNVGEHELLEHLLEGFKNNMAILKLDKRDNLARSLARNAAIKTGTKLSLEEMNQLIDQLFACETPNQALNGKPVISTFTMAELLERFEK; from the coding sequence ATGTCAGATATCATACAGCTTTTACCGGATGCCGTTGCCAACCAGATTGCCGCTGGCGAAGTGGTACAACGCCCCGCATCTGCCGTAAAGGAATTAGTGGAGAACGCAATTGATGCCGGAGCCGGAAAAATTCAGCTCATTATAAAAGACGCAGGCAAATCATTGATACAGGTTATTGATGATGGCTGTGGCATGAGTCTTACCGATGCGCGCATGTGTTTTGAACGGCATGCGACTTCAAAAATACGCAAGGCCGACGACCTGTTCGCTATACGCACTATGGGTTTCCGGGGTGAGGCTATGGCATCTATAGCGGCGATTGCTCAGGTAGAAATGAAAACCCGCCGCCATGAGGACGAGCTGGGTACCTGCATTTTTATTGAGGGCTCCGAAGTAGTAAGTCAGGAAGCCTGCCAGGCTAATACCGGCACTTCTATATCCGTTAAAAATCTTTTTTATAATACACCAGCCCGCCGTAACTTTTTAAAAAGCAACCCGGTAGAGATGCGTCATATTATCGACGAGTTTCAACGGGTAGCGCTGGCTAACCCACAGATATTTTTTACCCTGCACCATGACGCGCAGGAGGTTTACCACCTTCCGGGAGCTGCTTTAAAGCAACGTATTGTCCATCTATTTGGCAACAATTATAATCAGCGCCTGGTGCCAGTAGAAGAGGATACCACCATTATTAATCTGCGTGGTTTTGTTGGCAAGCCCGAGTTTGCCCGTAAAACCCGGGGTGAGCAGTTCTTTTTTGTAAACAACCGCTTTATTCGGGATGCTTATTTGAACCATGCGGTAATTACCGCTTTTGAAGAGTTACTGCCCGATGATAGTTTCCCATTTTATGTACTATTTATTGACATCGACCCATCGCGGATAGATATCAATGTGCATCCTACCAAAACCGAGATCAAATACCAGGATGAGAAAGCTATTTATGCTATCATCCGTTCGGCGGTAAAACGCTCGTTGGGCAGATATAACATTACCCCAAGCCTTGATTTTGACCAGGAGAACAGCATTGAGCACCTGATAACGCCCAAGCCTTTTGAGGAGATTGTAGCGCCAACCATATCTTTCAATCCTGATTTTAATCCTTTTGCTTCGGAGCAAAAGCCGGTACGCGAGCACCCTTTTTTGAGAGCGGATGGTGGTTTTAAAAGCAGTCCCATTCCTAAAAACTGGGATACGCTGTATGAGATCAGCAAAAAAGAGGATAACCTGCAACATGAGTTACACCAGGAAGAGCGCATTGCGGTGAATGAGCAGGAGGTAAGCAAATCAAGCGAGCGGCAATTGTTCCAGATCCATAACCGATTTATCCTATCGCAAATTAAATCAGGCTTTATGCTTATCGGACAGCAGGCTGCGCATGAACGTATTTTGTATGAGCGTTTTTTACAGCAACTGCAAAATCATTCGGGTGTAAGTCAGCAAAGCTTGTTTCCACAGTCGGTCACACTAAACGGCAGCGATTTTGAGTTATTAAAAGAATTGTTGCCTGATATACGGTCGCTGGGTTTTGATATCCGCGAGTTTGGCAAAAACACGGTAGTAGTAGAGGGTGTACCAGCCGAACTGGGTAATGTGGGCGAACACGAGCTATTGGAGCACCTATTGGAGGGCTTTAAAAATAACATGGCCATTTTAAAACTGGATAAGCGCGATAACCTGGCCCGGTCATTGGCGCGCAACGCGGCCATTAAAACCGGCACCAAATTATCCTTAGAGGAAATGAATCAACTCATTGATCAGCTTTTTGCCTGCGAAACGCCAAACCAGGCATTGAACGGTAAGCCCGTAATCAGTACCTTTACCATGGCCGAGCTTTTAGAACGATTTGAAAAATAG
- a CDS encoding amidohydrolase — translation MKKLWPALLFFAVACKQKEYNADLLVKNAVIYTVDSTFTTANTIVVKGGKILAVGDADTLEQKYLANEVVDAKGAPIYPGFIDAHAHFYDYGLGLQEVNLVGTHSWNEVVDSVQAYSVRNTDGWIIGQGWDQNHWSLKQFPNKAKLDSLFPVRPVILSRVDGHAAIANQAALNIAGVKPGQTINGGEIETINGKLTGILVDNAVGIVTRKIPEPSAQVTEDALLAAQKNCFAVGLTTVDDCGLPYTMVSTIAELQHKGSLKMRMYVMLADREENYEYLFKHGAYKTPGLNVRAFKVYADGALGSRGACLLQPYNDQKNWKGFLLSSQKHFEEVAKKIYDKGFQMATHAIGDSANRVMLKIYASVLKGKNDRRWRIEHAQVLSPQDIKLFGENSIIPSVQPTHATSDMYWAGKRLGNDRLKSAYVYKQLLKQNGWLPLGTDFPVENINPMYTFYAAVERKDLKGFPEGGFQIENALTRTEALKGITIWAAKANFEEKEKGSLEPGKYADFVILDKDIMKVKGAELPKVKVTSTYINGVKVYDKK, via the coding sequence ATGAAAAAATTATGGCCAGCACTGCTCTTTTTTGCGGTAGCCTGCAAGCAAAAAGAGTATAATGCCGACCTTTTGGTTAAAAACGCCGTGATTTATACGGTTGATAGCACTTTTACTACCGCCAATACCATTGTAGTAAAAGGCGGAAAGATATTGGCTGTAGGAGATGCCGATACGCTGGAACAAAAATACCTGGCCAACGAAGTGGTTGACGCAAAAGGAGCGCCTATATATCCCGGTTTTATTGATGCCCATGCTCATTTTTATGATTATGGATTAGGCTTACAGGAAGTTAACCTGGTAGGTACCCACAGCTGGAATGAAGTTGTCGATTCGGTACAGGCTTACTCGGTTCGAAATACCGACGGCTGGATAATTGGGCAGGGTTGGGATCAGAATCACTGGTCATTGAAACAATTCCCCAACAAGGCTAAGCTTGATTCTCTGTTTCCGGTAAGGCCGGTGATATTGAGCAGGGTTGACGGTCATGCGGCCATAGCTAACCAGGCGGCGCTGAACATTGCCGGAGTAAAACCGGGGCAAACTATTAACGGCGGCGAGATTGAAACAATTAATGGCAAACTTACCGGTATTTTGGTTGATAATGCCGTAGGAATAGTAACCCGGAAAATCCCTGAGCCAAGTGCCCAGGTAACGGAAGATGCCTTACTGGCTGCGCAAAAGAACTGTTTTGCCGTGGGTTTAACTACCGTTGATGATTGCGGTTTACCTTATACCATGGTGAGCACTATTGCCGAGCTGCAACATAAAGGATCATTAAAGATGCGTATGTACGTGATGCTGGCCGACAGGGAGGAGAATTATGAATACCTGTTTAAACACGGCGCTTATAAAACCCCGGGCCTCAATGTGAGAGCCTTTAAGGTTTATGCCGATGGTGCATTAGGATCCAGAGGGGCCTGTTTGCTGCAACCCTACAATGACCAAAAAAACTGGAAGGGCTTTTTGTTAAGCAGCCAGAAACATTTTGAAGAAGTGGCCAAAAAGATCTATGATAAAGGTTTTCAGATGGCAACCCATGCCATCGGCGACTCGGCCAATCGCGTAATGTTGAAAATATATGCCTCGGTATTGAAGGGAAAGAATGATCGTCGCTGGCGTATTGAACACGCCCAGGTGCTGTCGCCACAGGATATTAAGTTGTTTGGTGAAAATAGTATCATTCCTTCGGTGCAACCCACTCATGCTACATCAGATATGTATTGGGCCGGTAAAAGATTGGGAAATGATCGGTTAAAATCAGCCTACGTATATAAGCAACTGTTAAAACAAAATGGCTGGTTACCACTGGGTACAGATTTCCCGGTAGAGAATATAAACCCCATGTACACGTTTTATGCAGCAGTGGAGCGTAAAGACCTGAAGGGTTTTCCTGAAGGGGGCTTTCAAATTGAAAATGCGCTGACCCGGACCGAAGCTTTAAAGGGAATAACCATCTGGGCCGCAAAGGCCAATTTTGAAGAGAAAGAAAAAGGAAGCCTGGAGCCCGGAAAATATGCCGATTTTGTGATATTAGACAAGGATATCATGAAAGTAAAAGGCGCCGAATTGCCAAAAGTTAAAGTGACCAGTACCTATATAAACGGAGTTAAAGTATATGATAAAAAATAA
- a CDS encoding serine hydrolase produces MIKNKWGCIPLVLFGFTFLNTACAQIPPAIPAGQAYVNEERLVEHSTVLFNNSKYLLPLQNLDQLKIASVHFSSPYASAFDSLLNKYNKVQVFDGRTYSGAKNLTNLSADLKWYNTIILQVTDADLNNPQIIDFINSTQKLKNVIVAAFGGGTVLTKLNAVTAPILWSERLTAVAGMYSAQVIFGGLPVTQKLTRTYSPQFAAGMGFITDKIRLQYTVPEDAGINANNLTGIDDIAREAIAEHATPGCVVLVAKDGKVIFNKAYGYHTYDKTIPDQITDIFDLASMTKITATTVEAMKLTDEGKLNLEATLGEYLPQTRSSNKNDIQIRELLMHQAGLIPDIKGFEKVKPTDHSTDSSAAYPTRVSEHYFLRKDYYKDVMFPDILNSPLKTRGQYVYSDVGLVLMMEVVESITATPENVYVQQAFYKPLGMQTAGFLPLYRFNQSQIPPTENDQEYRQSLLDGYVHDPTAALMGGVAGHAGLFASANDVAILYQMLLNRGTYGGTQYFKPEVVDLFTSKQSAVSRRGLGFDRWDPIADRHYPSKLASPQTYGHTGFTGTCIWVDPKYNLVYVFLSNRVYPNVSNKLGSLNIRPRIQDVVYDAINKGM; encoded by the coding sequence ATGATAAAAAATAAATGGGGCTGTATCCCTTTAGTGTTGTTTGGGTTTACCTTTTTAAATACCGCCTGTGCACAAATACCACCAGCTATACCGGCTGGCCAGGCTTATGTTAATGAAGAGCGGTTGGTTGAGCACTCCACTGTTTTGTTTAACAACAGTAAATATTTGCTACCGCTGCAAAATCTCGATCAGTTAAAGATTGCCAGCGTTCATTTCTCCAGCCCATATGCTTCTGCGTTTGATAGTTTGCTCAATAAGTACAATAAAGTACAGGTATTTGATGGTCGCACTTATAGTGGAGCAAAGAATCTTACCAATCTGTCGGCCGATTTGAAGTGGTACAACACGATTATTTTACAGGTAACTGATGCCGATCTCAACAATCCCCAGATTATTGATTTTATCAATAGTACCCAAAAACTCAAGAATGTGATTGTCGCGGCGTTTGGTGGCGGCACTGTTTTAACTAAGTTAAATGCCGTTACTGCACCAATTTTATGGAGCGAGCGTTTAACGGCTGTTGCTGGCATGTACAGCGCACAAGTTATTTTTGGAGGCTTGCCTGTAACGCAAAAACTCACGCGTACCTACTCGCCGCAATTTGCAGCAGGTATGGGTTTTATTACCGATAAGATCAGGTTGCAATATACCGTTCCCGAGGATGCAGGCATTAATGCCAATAATTTAACCGGTATTGATGACATAGCCCGTGAAGCTATTGCCGAACATGCCACGCCAGGTTGTGTGGTGCTGGTGGCTAAGGATGGAAAAGTGATATTTAACAAAGCTTACGGCTATCATACTTATGATAAAACTATTCCTGATCAGATAACAGATATTTTTGACCTGGCATCCATGACCAAGATAACCGCTACCACCGTGGAGGCTATGAAACTTACCGATGAAGGCAAACTGAATCTGGAAGCTACCCTTGGCGAATACTTGCCCCAAACCCGGAGCAGTAATAAAAACGATATACAGATACGCGAACTGCTGATGCATCAGGCTGGTTTAATACCCGATATCAAAGGATTTGAAAAAGTAAAACCAACAGACCATAGCACGGATTCGTCCGCGGCCTACCCAACCCGGGTATCTGAGCATTATTTTTTGCGGAAGGATTATTATAAGGATGTGATGTTCCCGGATATACTCAATTCTCCGCTTAAAACCCGGGGGCAATATGTATACAGTGATGTAGGCCTGGTACTGATGATGGAAGTGGTGGAAAGTATTACTGCTACTCCCGAGAATGTGTATGTACAGCAAGCTTTTTACAAACCATTGGGTATGCAAACAGCGGGCTTTTTACCCCTGTACCGTTTTAACCAAAGCCAGATACCGCCTACCGAAAACGACCAGGAATATCGCCAGAGTTTACTGGATGGTTATGTGCATGACCCTACTGCAGCCCTTATGGGGGGCGTAGCCGGCCACGCCGGGCTTTTTGCCAGCGCCAATGATGTAGCCATATTATACCAGATGCTGCTGAACCGCGGCACCTACGGCGGCACCCAGTATTTTAAACCTGAAGTTGTTGACTTGTTTACGTCCAAACAATCGGCTGTGAGCCGCAGGGGGCTGGGTTTTGACCGCTGGGATCCTATCGCCGACAGGCATTATCCATCTAAACTGGCATCTCCTCAAACCTATGGGCATACCGGTTTTACAGGTACCTGTATCTGGGTCGATCCGAAATATAACCTGGTATACGTGTTCCTGAGTAACCGGGTATATCCTAATGTAAGCAATAAGTTAGGCAGTCTCAACATCAGACCGCGGATACAGGATGTGGTTTATGATGCGATCAATAAGGGGATGTGA